One part of the Astatotilapia calliptera chromosome 9, fAstCal1.2, whole genome shotgun sequence genome encodes these proteins:
- the lrrc31 gene encoding leucine-rich repeat-containing protein 31 isoform X2, with amino-acid sequence MESADGQRGRDGSGSRWKGSPLDVIMSQIRRKRTASDRKPLGRFLSWTSDRPGIPEDGESEMKEDRGPNSGFAASAESERDVGWGRVCVFLKRLGKKADSRSLSLAHCDLTATDLLELATLLQFLPQVEEMDISWNELIGGSLTALTSHLQHVGEVRTLRLCSCRLNGEDVVALGEALSYIPALEVLDLSWNSGVGGGGLQGLLGNLHPSLRELHLVACQLTAADATVLGGMVAALPRLCVLDVSCNAQLTQEVDTGGFRELVSSLSHATSLTTLRLQACGLTPDSLDALGGSLRCLPSVGELDLSCNKLLAGGLSRLTFHLAHVTHLERLDLHLCCLTRDDLEALIQVLPSLTALTELDVSSNKEVGGVVHSLVSALPVTQMRRLPFNSCYLSNESFTALAAVCRRGCLSSLRALDLSYNSLVGDNGWCSLFAAGGLGSLEDVDVSLRPSTSAPCSAWLPALLRALPQMPALARLAMQRWTADCQEREQLRYCLKKRSVLLEWDPDLQDTSSACKGNSQESLEESQPEE; translated from the exons ATGGAGTCTGCAG ATGGTCAGCGGGGGCGGGACGGCAGTGGCAGCAGGTGGAAAGGTTCCCCACTTGATGTGATCATGAGTCAGATCCGCAGGAAGCGCACGGCCTCAGACAGGAAGCCGTTAGGACGCTTCCTGTCGTGGACTTCGGACCGGCCGGGGATCCCCGAGGACGGAGAATCggagatgaaagaggacagaggaccgaactcag GCTTTGCAGCGTCAGCAGAGAGTGAGCGGGACGTCGGCTGGGGTcgagtgtgtgttttcttgaaGAGACTCGGGAAGAAAGCCGACAGCAGGAGCCTCAGTTTGGCTCACTGTGATCTGACGGCTACAGACCTCCTGGAGCTTG CAACGTTGCTGCAGTTCCTCCCCCAGGTGGAAGAGATGGACATCTCCTGGAACGAGTTGATCGGTGGATCCCTGACGGCTCTGACGTCTCATCTGCAACACGTGGGCGAGGTCAGGACGCTGAGGCTCTGCAGCTGCAGGCTAAATGGCGAAGACGTCGTTGCTCTTG gtgaagctcTCAGCTACATCCCTGCTCTGGAAGTTCTTGATTTGTCCTGGAACAGCGGCGTTGGGGGCGGTGGTCTGCAAGGCCTGCTGGGGAACCTTCACCCATCACTGAGGGAGCTCCACCTGGTGGCCTGTCAGCTCACTGCGGCCGATGCTACAGTGCTGG GAGGAATGGTGGCTGCTCTGCCCAGACTCTGTGTGCTGGACGTCTCTTGTAATGCTCAGCTCACACAGGAAGTGGACACTGGTGGCTTCAGGGAATTGgtcagctctctctctcacgccACCTCCCTCACCACGCTTCGACTGCAGGCCTGCGGTCTAACGCCTGACAGCCTTGATGCTCTCG GTGGTTCACTCCGTTGCCTCCCCTCTGTGGGAGAGCTGGACCTGTCCTGTAACAAACTTCTAGCTGGTGGACTGAGCCGCCTCACCTTTCACCTGGCTCACGTCACACACCTGGAGAGACTCGACCTCCACCTGTGTTGCCTCACGCGAGATGATCTAGAGGCTCTGA TCCAGGTGCTGCCCTCTCTCACTGCACTGACGGAGCTTGATGTGTCATCCAATAAGGAAGTGGGAGGTGTGGTCCACTCGCTGGTCTCCGCCCTCCCTGTGACACAAATGAGGCGGCTGCCATTCAACAGCTGCTACCTGAGCAACGAGTCCTTCACTGCTctgg CTGCCGTGTGCAGACGGGGCTGTCTCTCCTCACTCCGTGCACTGGATCTGTCCTACAACAGCTTGGTGGGAGACAACGGTTGGTGCAGTCTGTTTGCAGCAGGAGGTCTGGGCTCTCTGGAAGATGTGGATGTCAGTTTGCGACCTTCAACCTCTGCTCCGTGCTCAGCCTGGCTGCCCGCTCTGCTCCGAGCTCTGCCTCAAATGCCGGCGCTGGCTCGACTGGCCATGCAGAGGTGGACAGCTGACTGTCAGGAGAGAGAGCAGCTGAGGTACTGTCTGAAGAAGAGGAGCGTCCTGCTGGAATGGGATCCAGATTTACAAGACACATCATCAGCATGTAAAGGGAACAGTCAGGAGAGCCTAGAAGAGAGTCAGCCTGAGGAGTAG
- the lrrc31 gene encoding leucine-rich repeat-containing protein 31 isoform X1, translated as MESADGQRGRDGSGSRWKGSPLDVIMSQIRRKRTASDRKPLGRFLSWTSDRPGIPEDGESEMKEDRGPNSGFAASAESERDVGWGRVCVFLKRLGKKADSRSLSLAHCDLTATDLLELATLLQFLPQVEEMDISWNELIGGSLTALTSHLQHVGEVRTLRLCSCRLNGEDVVALGEALSYIPALEVLDLSWNSGVGGGGLQGLLGNLHPSLRELHLVACQLTAADATVLGGMVAALPRLCVLDVSCNAQLTQEVDTGGFRELVSSLSHATSLTTLRLQACGLTPDSLDALGGSLRCLPSVGELDLSCNKLLAGGLSRLTFHLAHVTHLERLDLHLCCLTRDDLEALIQVLPSLTALTELDVSSNKEVGGVVHSLVSALPVTQMRRLPFNSCYLSNESFTALALGVSYLRTVDISWCKVVGGHLALLLDALQPSVVSELRLCSCELTTDDMQHLAAVCRRGCLSSLRALDLSYNSLVGDNGWCSLFAAGGLGSLEDVDVSLRPSTSAPCSAWLPALLRALPQMPALARLAMQRWTADCQEREQLRYCLKKRSVLLEWDPDLQDTSSACKGNSQESLEESQPEE; from the exons ATGGAGTCTGCAG ATGGTCAGCGGGGGCGGGACGGCAGTGGCAGCAGGTGGAAAGGTTCCCCACTTGATGTGATCATGAGTCAGATCCGCAGGAAGCGCACGGCCTCAGACAGGAAGCCGTTAGGACGCTTCCTGTCGTGGACTTCGGACCGGCCGGGGATCCCCGAGGACGGAGAATCggagatgaaagaggacagaggaccgaactcag GCTTTGCAGCGTCAGCAGAGAGTGAGCGGGACGTCGGCTGGGGTcgagtgtgtgttttcttgaaGAGACTCGGGAAGAAAGCCGACAGCAGGAGCCTCAGTTTGGCTCACTGTGATCTGACGGCTACAGACCTCCTGGAGCTTG CAACGTTGCTGCAGTTCCTCCCCCAGGTGGAAGAGATGGACATCTCCTGGAACGAGTTGATCGGTGGATCCCTGACGGCTCTGACGTCTCATCTGCAACACGTGGGCGAGGTCAGGACGCTGAGGCTCTGCAGCTGCAGGCTAAATGGCGAAGACGTCGTTGCTCTTG gtgaagctcTCAGCTACATCCCTGCTCTGGAAGTTCTTGATTTGTCCTGGAACAGCGGCGTTGGGGGCGGTGGTCTGCAAGGCCTGCTGGGGAACCTTCACCCATCACTGAGGGAGCTCCACCTGGTGGCCTGTCAGCTCACTGCGGCCGATGCTACAGTGCTGG GAGGAATGGTGGCTGCTCTGCCCAGACTCTGTGTGCTGGACGTCTCTTGTAATGCTCAGCTCACACAGGAAGTGGACACTGGTGGCTTCAGGGAATTGgtcagctctctctctcacgccACCTCCCTCACCACGCTTCGACTGCAGGCCTGCGGTCTAACGCCTGACAGCCTTGATGCTCTCG GTGGTTCACTCCGTTGCCTCCCCTCTGTGGGAGAGCTGGACCTGTCCTGTAACAAACTTCTAGCTGGTGGACTGAGCCGCCTCACCTTTCACCTGGCTCACGTCACACACCTGGAGAGACTCGACCTCCACCTGTGTTGCCTCACGCGAGATGATCTAGAGGCTCTGA TCCAGGTGCTGCCCTCTCTCACTGCACTGACGGAGCTTGATGTGTCATCCAATAAGGAAGTGGGAGGTGTGGTCCACTCGCTGGTCTCCGCCCTCCCTGTGACACAAATGAGGCGGCTGCCATTCAACAGCTGCTACCTGAGCAACGAGTCCTTCACTGCTctgg CCCTGGGGGTGTCCTATCTGCGCACGGTGGATATTTCCTGGTGTAAAGTGGTTGGCGGTCACTTGGCGCTCCTGCTGGATGCTCTGCAGCCATCAGTCGTCAGCGAGCTCCGTCTTTGCAGCTGCGAGCTCACCACTGATGACATGCAACATCTGG CTGCCGTGTGCAGACGGGGCTGTCTCTCCTCACTCCGTGCACTGGATCTGTCCTACAACAGCTTGGTGGGAGACAACGGTTGGTGCAGTCTGTTTGCAGCAGGAGGTCTGGGCTCTCTGGAAGATGTGGATGTCAGTTTGCGACCTTCAACCTCTGCTCCGTGCTCAGCCTGGCTGCCCGCTCTGCTCCGAGCTCTGCCTCAAATGCCGGCGCTGGCTCGACTGGCCATGCAGAGGTGGACAGCTGACTGTCAGGAGAGAGAGCAGCTGAGGTACTGTCTGAAGAAGAGGAGCGTCCTGCTGGAATGGGATCCAGATTTACAAGACACATCATCAGCATGTAAAGGGAACAGTCAGGAGAGCCTAGAAGAGAGTCAGCCTGAGGAGTAG